Proteins co-encoded in one Theileria equi strain WA chromosome 3, complete sequence genomic window:
- a CDS encoding hypothetical protein (encoded by transcript BEWA_007380A), whose translation MIGSRKHRYILTVIKTCIISYLWFFIGKTAIVNAIISSSVTRCLEEGEGFGNPKTCKPRLNAEINVFHGKRMYNYIFRDKKEPSRGLYVNIETSLTSVAYDLEYIKSVPYMYKEHNVAKSYKETGPDFENHCPKLSHNKCTKNDIPEELRESFPEGACCICGLNVTSKSPRDNYNCEQLDEYATGAVISMSCLEIIGPWYKMYKSSYPPSQIRKITVNIYKFDSKNDIIPDVKNPKKVEEGASKAKKTQKTVKDKGTPQPLKLGAEFVQVTLMNSATKYKDENLDIMVEYMSSASKDGSPAPLIDQYIFAPYYPRSNNTVKGASLKDKCLDPGWDEKARALLPGLPKSIAIYMRCTKNLIMVDKSAVDETGVNCDKIGIAPGTWYDHKRLCNSPKETCIRNQLGWYHGEYKEKTRVPILYGVSPTLTVRKINNQLPMDMKGPKTTWDDKNLVHMLTYTHNMEDITKLKIITFDATVTEIVSSSPGFILEAKIDGACELGTRKPCKIDIKTKNMGTIRAPFTHRIHCYCKGDTEVYEKASGSATEQTKDIESNGIASFSMPLHFRGGNLSEELICKIELLSGSHTHLDTVRLPIVLKGLKLTLSVDTRSKDIQLSTREEEIIPLVKTEPTCSCSKYNIFCILFNFRSCVSHYFKKVYFYILIGLGVLLAIILLPILIPFVIKVASGIVWLCKLPYKRLRRKRKIESNRILESNWDHMHQQ comes from the exons ATGATAGGTTCAAGGAAACATAGATATATACTTACTGTTATAAAAACATGCATTATCTCATATCTCTGGTTTTTTATTGGAAAAACTGCCATTGTAAATGCTATCATATCTAGCAGCGTTACAAGATGTCTCGAAGAAGGAGAGGGTTTTGGTAATCCAAAAACATGCAAACCGAGACTAAATGCCGAAATAAACGTATTTCATGGAAAG AGAATGTATAATTACATATTTCGCGACAAGAAAGAACCGTCAAGAGGATTGTATGTGAATATAGAAACATCCCTAACAAGTGTGGCATATGATTTGGAATACATCAAG AGCGTCCCTTACATGTACAAGGAGCATAATGTAGCAAAATCATACAAAGAAACAGGTCCGGATTTCGAAAACCACTGTCCCAAACTAAGCCACAATAAATGTACTAAGAACGATATCCCTGAAGAACTTAGAGAAAGTTTTCCTGAGGGGGCATGTTGTATTTGTGGCTTAAATGTTACCAGTAAATCACCAAGAGACAACTATAACTGCGAGCAACTGGATGAATATGCTACTGGAGCAGTTATAAGCATGAGTTGTTTGGAAATTATCGGACCATGGtataaaatgtacaagtCGTCTTACCCACCTTCACAAATTAGAAAGATTACGGTTAATATTTATAAGTTTGATTCCAAGAATGACATAATACCGGATG TCAAAAACCCTAAAAAAGTGGAAGAGGGAGCTTCGAAAGCAAAAAAG ACACAAAAAACAGTAAAGGATAAAGGGACTCCTCAACCATTAAAACTTGGTGCAGAATTTGTTCAAGTCACATTAATGAACTCTGCAACGAAGTATAAGGATG AAAACCTTGACATTATGGTTGAGTATATGTCTAGTGCATCAAAAGATGGCAGTCCAGCTCCGCTAATAGatcaatatatttttgCTCCATATTATCCAAGAAGCAATAATACTGTAAAGGGCGCTTCTCTTAAG GACAAATGTTTGGATCCTGGATGGGATGAAAAAGCACGTGCGCTTTTGCCAG GCTTGCCAAAATCGATAGCTATTTATATGCGTTGCACAAAAaatctcataatggtaGATAAAAGTGCGGTAGACGAAACTGGTGTAAATTGTGACAAAATCGGCATTGCTCCTGGAACTTGGTATGATCACAAAAGACTTTGTAACTCTCCAAAAGAGACATGCATCCGAAATCAACTTGGATGGTATCATGGTGAGTACAAAgaaaag ACGCGTGTACCTATTTTATATGGTGTTTCTCCTACGTTGACAGTAAGAAAGATAAACAATCAACTTCCTATGGATATGAAAGGGCCTAAAACTACTTGggatgataaaaatttgGTTCACATGCTAACTTATACCCATAACATGGAAGACATAACAAAACTAAAAATTATTACATTTGATGCCACCGTTACCGAAATCGTATCAAGCTCACCAGGATTCATTTTAGAGGCCAA AATTGATGGTGCATGTGAATTAGGGACAAGGAAGCCTTGTAAAATTGATATAAAAACCAAGAATATGGGAACCATCAGGGCTCCATTTACCCACAGGATCCATTGTTATTGTAAAGGAGACACTGAAGTATATGAAAAGGCATCTGGTAGCGCAACGGAGCAGACAAAAGATATAGAATCCAATGGAATAGCTTCATTTTCTATGCCGTTACATTTCAGAGGAGGAAACTTGTCTGAGGAATTGATTTGTAAGATAGAATTATTATCTGGATCTCATACACATCTTGATACGGTTAGGCTTCCAATTGTTCTTAAGGGACTTAAATTAACTCTTTCGGTGGACACAAGGTCGAAGGACATTCAGCTGTCTACAAGAGAAGAGGAAATTATTCCACTGGTAA AAACGGAACCGACATGTTCCTGCAGCAAATATAACAtcttttgtatattatttaACT TCCGGAGTTGTGTCAGTCATTATTTCAAAAAAGTCTACTTTTACATACTAATTGGCCTCGGAGTTTTACTTGCGATTATTCTTTTGCCAATTTTGATACCCTTTGTGATAAAGGTAGCTTCGGGAATAGTATGGCTGTGTAAATTGCCATATAAAAGATTGCGTCGCAAGAGAAAAATAGAATCAAATAGAATTTTAGAATCTAACTGGGATCATATGCACCAACAATAG
- a CDS encoding hypothetical protein (encoded by transcript BEWA_007360A) encodes MKIPNASPSGIIVNFETRCSRYFHPRVLEYVLRNEALSLARNNVSTSGLNVKSQCLKDKLMQLSSSILSCASCLQSSTVARIFHAFSKLEFSQKELYEELSEHFDFESANAKTLSIVLKSFANHPESLKHVKDGFLMNICNNIVATISTAVSYDLTIYATSIPKLIYQKECSKIMDELPNKKFYAKRLISSLRAVYENVLERVTEIIDADQNSFKSFELALVLESIYYMGYCNISVKKALIDNFKSIISSSPNAISETSKLLSLIPSPTYVKENISSRQLQYEVTRLDKNLAEWIILYLKPHLSDLTCSELVFIASACNRLRLWSPDDFAIKFAISCHELLDEKLKPHTLSQLLCYFLRRYETSVNREVSYQKNQSDLGSLLSLSRVSQLCANIGEALYKHAQNEFSDEEIKIIDKIVKIASLARAKRSFTSLRLYTN; translated from the exons atgaaaattccaaatGCATCCCCTTCTGGTATCATTGTGAATTTCGAAACTCGTTGTTCGAGATATTTCCATCCCAGAGTTCTGGAATACGTTTTGAGGAATGAAGCCCTCAGTCTAGCTAGGAACAACGTTAGTACTAGTGGACTTAATGTGAAATCGCAGTGCTTGAAAGATaaattaatgcagttatCATCTTCCATATTAAGTTGTGCATCATGTCTACAATCCTCGACGGTTGCTAGGATATTCCATGCGTTTTCTAAGCTG GAATTTTCCCAGAAGGAACTCTACGAAGAATTGTCTGAGCATTTCGATTTTGAGTCGGCGAATGCCAAGACATTATCTATAGTTTTGAAGTCATTTGCAAACCATCCAGAATCCTTGAAACATGTTAAAGATGGGTTTTTAATGAATATATGCAATAATATAGTTGCAACAATATCTACCGCAGTATCGTATGATCTCACTATCTATGCTACATCAATTCCAAAACTGATTTATCAGAAAGAATGCTCTaaaataatggatgaattACCTAATAAGAAGTTTTATGCAAAGCGTTTAATCTCTTCTCTGAGAGCTGTCTAtgaaaatgttttggaaAGGGTAACGGAAATAATAGATGCAGATCAAAACAGCTTTAAGTCATTTGAATTGGCTCTTGTACTGGAATCTATATATTATATGGGTTATTGTAATATATCTGTAAAAAAGGCGCTGATAGATAACTTTAAATCGATAATTTCCAGCTCTCCAAATGCAATAAGTGAGACGTCAAAGTTATTATCGTTAATACCATCCCCGACATATGTAAAAGAAAACATTTCCAGCCGCCAACTACAATATGAAGTTACAAGATTGGATAAAAATCTAGCAGAATGGATTATATTGTATCTGAAACCTCATCTGAGTGATCTTACATGCTCAGAATTAGTGTTTATCGCATCTGCATGTAATAGACTTCGCTTATGGTCTCCGGATGATTTTGCCATAAAGTTTGCCATATCATGTCATGAACTACTTGATGAAAAGCTTAAGCCACACACTCTGTCACAATTACTCTGTTATTTCCTCAGAAGATATGAAACATCTGTAAACCGCGAAGTTTCCTACCAAAAAAATCAGAGCGATTTGGGGAGCCTACTTTCCCTCTCTAGGGTCTCTCAACTATGTGCGAATATTGGCGAAGCGCTATACAAACATGCACAGAATGAATTTTCAGATGAGGAAATAAAGATCATTGACAAAATAGTTAAAATTGCAAGTCTCGCTAGAGCAAAGCGGTCATTTACTTCACTAAGGCTTTACACTAATTAG
- a CDS encoding Ras family Rab small GTP-binding protein (encoded by transcript BEWA_007370A) produces the protein MEKRSYKTVLLGDASVGKSSFVVRLTRGEFSDNINSTIGGAFFNYTVRISVSSKNISGGSDDGSATHMEMNFEIWDTAGQERFKSILPMYYRKAACAIVILDVTLPQTLQHAAFWVNQIRVANNNETIIVLVANKIDLLGSNPETIQTLANAKAYAKEESLIFVETSAKTGQNIVHVFDLLAQEISENPSKWDKLAPKLSKKTLRVDEVNTNNLRSSCCMGIL, from the exons atggaaaaaagGAGCTACAAAACAGTACTATTAGGTGATGCTTCTGTAGGTAAATCAAGCTTTGTAGTTCGTCTGACCAGGGGTGAGTTTTCTGATAATATAAACTCTACGATTGGAGGTGCCTTTTTTAATTATACCGTACGAATCTCCG TCTCATCAAAGAACATCTCCGGTGGCTCTGATGATGGATCCGCAACACATATGGAAATGAACTTCGAAATTTGGGACACTGCCGGTCAGGAGCGCTTTAAAAGTATATTGCCTATGTATTATAGGAAAGCTGCATGTGCCATTGTTATTTTGGATGTAACTTTACCACAAACATTACAACATGCTGCATTCTGGGTCAACCAAATACGTGTTGCTAATAACAATGAAACGATCATAGTACTAGTTGCAAATAAAATAGATCTACTTGGTTCAAATCCGGAAACAATTCAAACATTAGCAAATGCGAAGGCCTATGCTAAGGAGGAATCCCTAATATTCGTTGAAACAAGCGCTAAAACTGGACAAAATATAGTCCACGTATTTGATTTGCTAGCCCAGGAAATTTCAGAAAATCCATCAAAATGGGATAAACTTGCTCCTAAACTTTCAAAAAAAACTTTGAGAGTTGATGAAGTCAATACGAACAATTTACGGTCAAGTTGCTGCATGGGTATCTTGTAA